Proteins from one Ranitomeya variabilis isolate aRanVar5 chromosome 1, aRanVar5.hap1, whole genome shotgun sequence genomic window:
- the LOC143797933 gene encoding olfactory receptor 5AS1-like, with product MENTNQTLPSWFILLGLSSVLHLQVIGFIVFMVMYLITLGGNCLILVTVRISPTLHTPMYFFLSNLSFIDICFSSTIVPIILINTVSTDKSISVGGCVFQMFFSLTLGAAECILLAVMAYDRFAAICRPLHYSSIMNMSFCIILALIPWTIGVIDACIQVALTWRLPFCRTHDLNHFFCEVPPFLRLSCQDTWLNEITIYVAAGIIVLCSFLLTLISYVYIISTILKIRSSKGRQAVFSTCASHLTVVTLYYGTITFMYIQPRSSHSPETDRVISVLYTVVTPMLNPIIYSIRNKDVKNSIIKNIKNQTKLSKNILA from the coding sequence ATGGAGAATACCAACCAAACTCTTCCAAGTTGGTTCATCCTGCTTGGGCTATCTTCTGTCCTACACCTCCAAGTTATAGGGTTCATCGTATTCATGGTGATGTATCTCATTACATTGGGAGGAAATTGTCTCATTCTCGTTACAGTGAGGATCAGTCCTACATTACACACCCCGATGTACTTCTTCCTAAGTAATCTCTCTTTCATTGACATCTGTTTCTCCTCCACCATAGTTCCCATAATCCTCATAAATACTGTATCCACTGACAAGAGTATTTCTGTAGGGGGTTGTGTTTTCCAGATGTTCTTCTCATTAACACTTGGGGCAGCGGAGTGCATCCTTCTTGCCGTTATGGCTTATGATAGGTTTGCAGCCATTTGTAGACCTCTGCACTACAGTAGTATTATGAACATGAGCTTTTGCATTATTTTAGCCCTAATACCGTGGACCATTGGTGTCATAGATGCCTGTATACAAGTGGCCCTCACCTGGAGACTTCCCTTCTGTAGGACCCATGATCTTAATCATTTCTTTTGTGAAGTACCTCCCTTCTTAAGACTTTCCTGTCAAGATACTTGGCTTAATGAGATAACAATTTATGTTGCAGCCGGGATCATTGTTTTATGTTCTTTTCTCTTAACCTTGATTTCCTATGTTTACATCATCTCCACCATTTTGAAGATTCGCTCCTCAAAAGGAAGACAGGCAGTTTTCTCTACATGCGCCTCCCACCTCACTGTTGTCACGCTCTATTATGGAACCATTACATTCATGTATATTCAGCCTCGATCATCTCACTCTCCAGAGACAGACAGGGTTATATCTGTTCTTTATACAGTGGTCACTCCAATGTTGAATCCCATCATCTACAGCATCAGAAATAAAGATGTTAAAAACTCtataataaaaaatatcaaaaatcaaaCCAAACTGTCCAAGAACATTCTGGCCTGA